One segment of Chionomys nivalis chromosome 1, mChiNiv1.1, whole genome shotgun sequence DNA contains the following:
- the Gsg1 gene encoding germ cell-specific gene 1 protein isoform X2 has protein sequence MSSPSPLTQNVCLTQEMELQKGSPVQRIFISAILNMLSLGLSAASLLSSEWIVGTQKVPKPLCGQGLAAKCFDMPMSLDGGVTNTSAQEVVQYTWETGDDRFSFLTFRSGMWLSCEETVEEPGEKCRRFIELTPPAQREVLWLSLGAQIAYIGLQFISFFLLLTDLLLTSNPGCGLKLNAFAAISLVLSGLLGMVAHMTYSQVFQATATLGPEDWRPHSWNYGWAFYTAWVSFTCCMASAVTTFNAYTRMMLEFQCRHRKSFKRSPSCLIGHHRCFLPQLTCAAHPGEPLTTCLQYPNHPIRSVSEGIDLYSVLQHKEFQQGASQELKEVAGSSSVEEQC, from the exons ATGAGCAGTCCCTCCCCGCTGACTCAAAATGTTTGTCTCACCCAGGAG ATGGAACTCCAGAAGGGTTCCCCTGTCCAGCGGATCTTCATATCTGCCATCCTCAACATGTTATCACTCGGCCTCTCCGCAGCATCCCTGCTCAGCAGCGAATGGATTGTGGGCACACAGAAGGTGCCCAAGCCCCTGTGCGGGCAAGGTCTGGCAGCCAAGTGCTTTGACATGCCGATGTCCTTGGATGGGGGCGTCACCAACACATCAGCCCAGGAGGTGGTACAATACACCTGGGAGACTGGGGATGACCGGTTCTCCTTCCTTACCTTCCGCAGTGGCATGTGGCTATCCTGTGAGGAAACCGTGGAAGAGCCAG GGGAGAAGTGCCGACGTTTCATTGAACTCACACCACCAGCCCAGAGAG AGGTCCTCTGGTTATCACTGGGCGCCCAAATTGCCTACATCGGACTTCAATTCATCAGCTTCTTCCTGCTACTAACAGACCTGCTGCTCACTAGTAACCCTGGCTGTGGGCTCAAGCTGAACGCCTTTGCAGCCATCTCCTTGGTCCTGTCAG GCCTTCTGGGGATGGTGGCCCACATGACGTATTCACAAGTCTTCCAGGCAACTGCCACTTTAGGTCCAGAGGACTGGAGACCGCACTCTTGGAATTATGGCTGGGCATTCTA CACGGCCTGGGTTTCCTTCACCTGCTGCATGGCGTCAGCTGTCACCACCTTCAACGCGTACACAAGGATGATGCTGGAGTTCCAGTGCAGGCACAGGAAGAGCTTCAAGCGCAGCCCCAGCTGTCTCATAGGCCACCACCGCTGCTTCCTCCCCCAGCTGACTTGTGCAGCCCACCCAGGGGAACCTTTGACCACCTGCCTTCagtatcccaaccatcccatccGCTCTGTCTCCGAAGGTATTGACCTCTACTCGGTGCTACAGCATAAGGAATTTCAACAAGGGGCCAGCCAGGAGCTGAAAGAAGTGGCTGGGTCATCATCCGTAGAAGAGCAATGTTAG
- the Gsg1 gene encoding germ cell-specific gene 1 protein isoform X1, which yields MSSPSPLTQNVCLTQEMELQKGSPVQRIFISAILNMLSLGLSAASLLSSEWIVGTQKVPKPLCGQGLAAKCFDMPMSLDGGVTNTSAQEVVQYTWETGDDRFSFLTFRSGMWLSCEETVEEPGEKCRRFIELTPPAQRGEKGLLEFAALQGSYHATLRFGGKWLIEKASLLLLPLGPVAKVLWLSLGAQIAYIGLQFISFFLLLTDLLLTSNPGCGLKLNAFAAISLVLSGLLGMVAHMTYSQVFQATATLGPEDWRPHSWNYGWAFYTAWVSFTCCMASAVTTFNAYTRMMLEFQCRHRKSFKRSPSCLIGHHRCFLPQLTCAAHPGEPLTTCLQYPNHPIRSVSEGIDLYSVLQHKEFQQGASQELKEVAGSSSVEEQC from the exons ATGAGCAGTCCCTCCCCGCTGACTCAAAATGTTTGTCTCACCCAGGAG ATGGAACTCCAGAAGGGTTCCCCTGTCCAGCGGATCTTCATATCTGCCATCCTCAACATGTTATCACTCGGCCTCTCCGCAGCATCCCTGCTCAGCAGCGAATGGATTGTGGGCACACAGAAGGTGCCCAAGCCCCTGTGCGGGCAAGGTCTGGCAGCCAAGTGCTTTGACATGCCGATGTCCTTGGATGGGGGCGTCACCAACACATCAGCCCAGGAGGTGGTACAATACACCTGGGAGACTGGGGATGACCGGTTCTCCTTCCTTACCTTCCGCAGTGGCATGTGGCTATCCTGTGAGGAAACCGTGGAAGAGCCAG GGGAGAAGTGCCGACGTTTCATTGAACTCACACCACCAGCCCAGAGAGGTGAGAAAGGACTACTGGAATTTGCCGCGTTGCAAGGCTCATATCACGCCACTCTCCGATTTGGAGGGAAGTGGTTGATAGAGAaggcctctctcctcctcctccccttggGGCCCGTGGCAA AGGTCCTCTGGTTATCACTGGGCGCCCAAATTGCCTACATCGGACTTCAATTCATCAGCTTCTTCCTGCTACTAACAGACCTGCTGCTCACTAGTAACCCTGGCTGTGGGCTCAAGCTGAACGCCTTTGCAGCCATCTCCTTGGTCCTGTCAG GCCTTCTGGGGATGGTGGCCCACATGACGTATTCACAAGTCTTCCAGGCAACTGCCACTTTAGGTCCAGAGGACTGGAGACCGCACTCTTGGAATTATGGCTGGGCATTCTA CACGGCCTGGGTTTCCTTCACCTGCTGCATGGCGTCAGCTGTCACCACCTTCAACGCGTACACAAGGATGATGCTGGAGTTCCAGTGCAGGCACAGGAAGAGCTTCAAGCGCAGCCCCAGCTGTCTCATAGGCCACCACCGCTGCTTCCTCCCCCAGCTGACTTGTGCAGCCCACCCAGGGGAACCTTTGACCACCTGCCTTCagtatcccaaccatcccatccGCTCTGTCTCCGAAGGTATTGACCTCTACTCGGTGCTACAGCATAAGGAATTTCAACAAGGGGCCAGCCAGGAGCTGAAAGAAGTGGCTGGGTCATCATCCGTAGAAGAGCAATGTTAG